The Mustela erminea isolate mMusErm1 chromosome 6, mMusErm1.Pri, whole genome shotgun sequence genome includes a region encoding these proteins:
- the LOC116593541 gene encoding LOW QUALITY PROTEIN: olfactory receptor 8S1-like (The sequence of the model RefSeq protein was modified relative to this genomic sequence to represent the inferred CDS: inserted 1 base in 1 codon) produces the protein MKNVTIITKFVLIRWSRNPQIQTMLFAVFLVIYLLTLMGNLMMILVIRNDPHLKTPMYFFLGHLSFLELCLSSVTMPKMLQNLLTQRKPLSTWGCVTPSFFLIFSGSTEACLLSAMACDHYAVICHLLLYSVVXNMPLCVGMIIVARAVGFLNSLPNTLLTYTLHFCGPSVIPHFCCELPSLFPLSCSDPTANEALLAGSCALLGFVTLPLILFSYSRIISSILVIRSSGAQGKAFSTCSSHLRYITLLSGSKLEQVVSVPYNVITSLLNSLIYSLKKQEVKAALHKMLKQ, from the exons ATGAAAAATGTCACCATCATTACCAAGTTTGTCCTCATTAGATGGTCCAGAAATCCTCAGATCCAGACCATGCTTTTTGCAGTGTTCCTGGTGATTTACCTCTTGACCCTGATGGGAAACCTGATGATGATCCTGGTGATCAGAAATGATCCTCATCTTAAAAcacccatgtatttcttcctagGTCACCTGTCTTTTCTAGAGCTTTGCCTTTCTTCAGTAACCATGCCCAAGATGTTGCAGAATTTATTAACTCAAAGAAAACCCTTATCTACATGGGGCTGTGTGACCCCGAGTTTCTTTCTCATATTCTCTGGGAGCACAGAGGCCTGCCTGTTGTCTGCTATGGCCTGTGACCACTATGCAGTCATTTGCCACCTTCTCCTCTACAGTGTGG ATAATATGCCTCTGTGTGTTGGAATGATAATTGTAGCACGGGCAGTGGGGTTCCTAAACTCCTTGCCAAACACTCTTTTAACCTACACTTTACATTTCTGTGGCCCCAGTGTCATACCTCACTTTTGTTGTGAGCTTCCTTCACTCTTCCCTCTGTCCTGCAGTGATCCTACTGCCAACGAAGCCCTTCTTGCTGGGTCATGTGCTTTGTTGGGATTTGTGACACTTCCCCTGATACTCTTCTCTTATTCTAGAATCATCTCTTCCATCCTAGTCATCCGTTCTTCTGGGGCTCAAGGCAAAGCCTTCTCTACCTGTTCTTCCCACCTCAGATACATAACTCTCCTCTCAGGCTCCAAATTGGAACAAGTGGTCTCCGTTCCATACAATGTGATCACATCTTTGCTGAACTCCCTCATCTACAGCCTCAAGAAACAGGAGGTGAAAGCAGCTCTACATAAAATGTTGAAGCAATAA